CTTCCGCTACCGCAGTTTGCAACGACCGTACAGCCATTTGGAAATTCATGTGCGTGGAGATCTCAGGTTGAATCTCTGCAAAGTCAGCGGTCGCGGCTTGTAACTTTGATAGTTTTTTCTTCGCCTGCCGCACGTAAGCCTCGCCATCCTGCTCTTTCCACGCGGTACCAAGAGAAAGCAGATAATCGTAGAGCGTGCGTTGAACGTCTCGCAGTTCATCATCCTCCTCGGCTTCTTCCGAGTGCTTGATAAAAGTGCGGACCATCCAGACATGCGTCAGAACAGCATCTAAGCGCTGCATCAACTCGTGGGGAGTTCGCTCGCTCAACTCGACTCTCCGGTGATCGCTTCTTTCGAGCGGCGTTCGATCGCGTTGGCTTCCGCTTCTGAAAGTTCGGCGGGCTCAGCCGGTGGAGCTGCAGGTTTCGCGGGTGGGGCACCACGAGGGGCAAACACTAAAGTGATGGCGGCTCCAGCGATCACAAGA
The Lacipirellulaceae bacterium genome window above contains:
- a CDS encoding amidohydrolase, with the protein product MSERTPHELMQRLDAVLTHVWMVRTFIKHSEEAEEDDELRDVQRTLYDYLLSLGTAWKEQDGEAYVRQAKKKLSKLQAATADFAEIQPEISTHMNFQMAVRSLQTAVAEVAMLLR